DNA from Castellaniella sp. MT123:
CTGATCGTCGGGAATGCTATTGGGTACATCCAGCAGCAGGTCCACCCGGTGCGGGGGTTCCCCGGCCTGTTGATCCACCAGCAACACGAAACGCGGCAGACCATTTTCGGCCATCCAGGCCCATTGTCCGCGGGACTGCACGAAACCGACACCCGACGCCGCCTCGGTGATCGCCGGGACGGCGCGAGGCTGGGCCAGCTGCAGGATCAACCCGACCTGGGCATCCATGGCGGCGCAGCAGGCATCCAGATCGGCCGCTTTTTTCAGCACCACATCCTGGTCCGGGGCCTCGATCTGGCCGTCGAAGCGTTCCGCCAGATTCTGCGCCAGGGTCCACAGATTCGACCATTCGATCGCCGTCAGAGGGCCGCTGCGGTTGGCCAGCACCACGGCCAGCTGCAGCGACACATAGGCTTCGTCCGCCAGCACCTGGGTGCGATGCCCTCCCCCTTCCCGTTCCGCAAAGACGCGCACCGGCTTTTTCCCGACCTGCGAGATGGACTGCAGCGCCTCGGCCAGCGCCTCGCCCGGGACTGGATGGGCCAGCACAATGTCGATGACGGCCTCGCAGGCCGGATCGACTTCGGGGCTGTCATCCGCCGCCGCCACCGGCACCCGCTCGGACTCCCAGAGCCCCGGCTCGTGCCGCACGGGATTTTCCTGCATGAGCACATCGTGTTCGGACACTGGCTGGGTCGGCCGCATGCTGCGGCGCGCTCGCCAGTCCTGCCAGCCGTTGTACAGCAGGACGACGATGATCAGCGCCGCACCAATCGAAATCAGCAAAATCTGCAAGTCGCTCATAGAAAACCCCGTTCAAGCCGCCTCGGCGACCCATTGCAAAGCCGAATCCATATCCACCGCCACAATCCTGGATACCCCTTGTTCCTGCATCGTCACCCCGACCAGTTGACGGGCCATTCGCATGGCGATTTTATTATGTGAAATGAACAGGAACTGCGTCTGATCGCTCATGCCCCGCACCAGATTGGCATACCGCTCGGTGTTGGCGTCGTCCAGCGGCGCGTCCACCTCGTCGAGCAGACAGAACGGCGCCGGATTGAGTTTAAACAAAGCGAACACCAATGCCGTCGCCGTCAGCGCCTTTTCGCCCCCCGACAGCAGATGGATCGTGCTGTTGCGCTTGCCCGGCGGCTGCGCCATCACCTGTACACCCGCATCGAGAATTTCATCGCCCGTCATGGACAGACGGGCCTCACCGCCGCCGAAGAGCTGCGGAAACAGCGCGCCGAAATGCCCGTTGACCGTCTCGAAGGTCTGCGACAGGAGATCCCGCGTTTCCCGGTCGATCTTGCGGATGGCGTTTTCAAGGGTGTCGATAGCCGACGTGAGATCGTCACGCTGGCTATCCAGGAATCCCTTGCGATCGCGCGCGGCAGTCAGTTCTTCCAGCGCGGCGAGATTGACCGCGCCCAGCGATTCGATACGCCGCGAGATACGCTGGACTTCGGACTGCAGCCATTCCAGCCGCTGCCACTGCGCAGGCTGTTCGGCCAGATGCCGCCTCAAGGCCGCGCGATCGACCTGACGCGCGTCGAGCTGCTCGGCGAACTGTTCGACCGACAGACGCGAGGCCTGTTCCTTGAGTTGCAGTTCCGTGATGCGGGCGCGCAAGGGATCCAGCCCCCGTTCCAGCGCGAGGCGGCCCTCGTCGGCCTCGCGCAGCGCCGCCGCCAGTTGATCCTGCCGCAGGCGCGCCTGGCGCAGGGATTCCTCGGATGCGGCCCGGGCTTCCAGCGCCTGCTGGAGGCCCGCCTGGGCCATGGATTCGTCGAGATCGAAGAGTTCCCCCTGCAGGGACTCGAGCTCGCTGCCGGCGCGGCGCATCTGTTCGCCGGCCAGCTGCAGCGTCCGATGCAATTCATCGAGCCGGTTGCGCAGCGCCCGTACCGCATAGTCGGCCTCCTGGGCAGCTCGTTCGTGGTCGCGCCCCTGCTGGCGCGCCCGTTCGGCCTGGTCGGCCAGGGTCTCGACGTCCATGTCCAGCCCGGCCAGCGCTTCCTGCTGTTCAGCCAGTACCGCGTCGAGGGATTCGAAGCGCGCCTCGGCTTCCTCGCGCCGCGTCGCCAGCAGCGCCTGCTGGGCCGCGAGTTCCTGCAGATCACGGCCCAGGCGGCGGGCCTGATCGTCGGACTGCGCCATCTGCTGGCTGAGCTGATGATGCCGCATCCGGGCCTCGTGCTGCACCCGCATGCATTCGGCAATCCGCGGACGGGCCGACTGCAGTGCCTGAGCCAGCGTGCGGCAGGCTGCATCAGCGCGCGCATGCGCATCCAGCGCCGCATCGGCGATCAGCTGCGCCGCCTTGATTTCGAGCACCAGATCGTCGATCTGCCGCTGTCGGGCCAGGAGCCCGGCCTGCTCGGAATCCGCCGCATAGAAACGCACGCTGCAGGCATCCACCCGATGACCCGCCGGCAGCACCCAGACGCCACCGGCCGGCAGATCCGCACGACGGGCCAGCGCCCGCCCGAGGTCGTCCGCGATGAACACGTCCGTCAGCCAGGTCGCCAGCAGCGGCTGCAATTGCGGATCGTCCGCACGCACCCGATCCAGAAGGCGCGCCGCGCCCGTGGGGACGACCGAGGCGACAGGTGCCCGCACAGGTGCCTGATAGAACGCCAATCGCGCAGGCGGCGCATCCTGGGCGAACGCGCCGACATGATCCAGGGACCGCAATCCCAGCGCGTTCATGCGTTCGTGCAAAATGGCTTCCAGGGCGGTTTCCCAGCCGGCATCCACCTGGATGCGCTGCCACAGCCGGCCCAGACCGCCGAGTTCCTGGCGCTGCAGCCAGGGTTCCAGCGTGTCTTCGGACTGGATCTTTTCCTGCAGGGCGATCAACGCCTGACGGCGTGCATCCAGCCGTTCGAGATCAAGCCGGGCCGCGTGACCGGCCTGCTGCGTGCGCTGCAATTCGGATTCCAGTTCCGGCTGCTGCGCTTCCAGATCTCCGAGCCGGGCCTGCGCTTCTTCGAGGCGCGCGTCGGCGACGGCGCATTCACCGGCCCAGCGCTGCAATTCAGCTGGGTCCGGAGTACCCAGCGCCTGGCGCTCGGACTCCAGGCGCTGGCGGCGATCATCCAGGCTGCGCCACTGGTGGTCGGCATCGCGCTGCGACTGCGCGGCCAGCGCCAGATCCTGTTCGGTGCGCGACAGGGCGCGCCGCCGGTCTTCACGCTGGAGGTTCAACGCGCGCAACCGCGCATCGAGTTCGGGCAGCCCGTCCTGGGCGGACTGTGCCTGGATGGAGAGTTCCTCGGCGCGCGCGAGCGCCTCGTCGATCTGAATCTGAACGTCTTCGATCGCGCCCTGGCTGTGAGTCTGCTGATCGCTCCATTCCTGGACTTGAGATTGCAGTTGGGTACGCCGCGCCTGCAACCGGTGGCGGGACTCCACGACGTGGCGGATCTCGGCCTCCAGGCGGCTGACCTGGGCACCCGCCTCGTAGAGCCTGCCTTGCGCCTGATGGACCTCGTCGTTGGCGGAAAAATGCCCCTCACGCTGCGATTCCAGTTCGGATTCCAGCGACCGCAGACGCGCCACGGCGGCTTCCAGTTCGGCCTGCGCCTGTTCGGTTTCGACGGCCAGCGTCTGGCGACTTTCCCGGGCGGCCTGTTCGCGCAGCAGCCACAACACTTGCTGCTTCAGGTCGCCGTCTTCCTGCAGGGCCCGGTAATCGGCCGCCACCCGGGCCTGGGATTCCAGCTTTTCCAGCTGCGTGGCCAGTTCGCGCAGGATGTCATCCAGACGAACGAGATTTTCGCGCGTGTCCTGCAGCCGGTTCTCGGTCTCGCGGCGGCGTTCCTTGTAGCGCGACACGCCGGCGGCTTCTTCCAAATAGACGCGCAGTTCTTCGGGACGGGCCTCGATCAGGCGGTTGATCATGCCCTGGCCGATGATGGCGTAGCCGCGCGTGCCCAGGCCGGTTCCCAGGAAGATGTCGTGAATGTCACGCCGGCGCACTGGCTGATTGTTGACGAAATAGCTGCTGGCGCCGTCGCGCGTCAGCACGCGGCGCACGGCGATCTCGGCGTACGTGGACCATTGCCCGGCGGCCCGGCCCTGACTGTTGTCGAATACCAGTTCGACCGAAGCCCTGGCGGCGGGCTTGCGCTGGCCCGAACCGTTGAAGATCACGTCCTGCATGGACGCGCCCCGCAATTCCGAGGCCTTGGTTTCCCCAAGGACCCAGCGCACCGCATCGATGATGTTGGATTTCCCGCAGCCGTTGGGCCCCACCACGCCCACCAGTTCGCTGGGCGTGGGAATCACGGTCGGATCCACAAAGGACTTGAATCCGGCAAGTTTGATCTGCGTGAGGCGCACGGGTGTCTGGCTGGCAAAAATCGGTCAGGTCGCAACAGCGTATGATAACGCACCAAGGTGAGCGCCCGACCCGATAGGACGCACCGGACAGGGCGATGCGCATCCGCCAACCCGTTATACTGCAACTCCATTTTACAGTCGCGCACAAGCGTGCCGACCCGTCATCAACCACTTCGGGGTCCGCGATTGAACAAGGGCTTTTTCATGGTCATGGCCGCCCAGGCGCTGTCGTCCATTGCGGACAACGCCCTGCTCATCGCCGCCATCGGGCTGATCGCCGACCTCAGCGGGCCGGACTGGATGGCCCCCATGATGAAGTGGTGGTTCGCGCTGGCCTATGTCGTGCTGGCGGCCTTCGTCGGCGCCTTTGCCGATTCCTTCCCAAAGGGCCGCGTCATGTTCGCCACCAACGCGCTCAAGACCTGCGGCTGCGTGCTGATGTTCAGCTATGGCGCCTTCGGACTCAGCTACAACCACCAGCTGGTCCTGATTTTCGTGGCCTATTCCATCGTCGGTGTCGGGGCCGCGGCCTACTCACCGGCCAAATACGGCATCGTCACCGAAATGCTGCCACCTGAACTGCTGGTCAAAGGCAACAGCTGGATCGAGGGCCTGACCGTGCTGTCGGTCATCGTCGGCACGGTCCTGGGCGGACTGCTGATCAGCCCGGCGGTCTCCACCTGGCTGATGTCGTTCGCCTGGATGGACGCGCTGGTCAACAACACCGCCCAGAGCGCCATCCTGGTGATCGGCACGGTCTACGTGCTGGCCGCCATCTGCAACCTGCTGATTCCCGACACGCACGCCTTCTACCCTCGCCAGCAGACTCATCCGGCCGCTCTGATCCGCAATTTCGCATCCTACGTGCGCGTCCTCTGGTCCGACAAGATCGGGCAGATCTCGCTGGCGGTCACGACCCTGTTCTGGGGGGCCGGCGCCACGCTGCAGTTCGTCGTCATCGAATGGGGCGCCCAGCACCTGGGCTATCGCCTGGACCAGGCCTCGGTCCTGATGGGCGTGGCGGCCTTCGGCACCGTGATCGGCGCCGTTCTGGCCGGACGCGTCCCCCTGCGGCGCGCCCTGGCCGTCCTGCCGGTCGGCGTCATCATGGGCCTGGTGGTGCTGCTCATGCCCGTGGTCTACACGCCCTGGACCGTCTACTGCCTGCTGCTGCTGATCGGCGGCCTGTCGGGCTTTTTCGTCGTCCCCATGAATGCGCTGCTGCAGCATCGCGGGCATGTGCTGCTGTCGGCCGGGCATTCGATCGCCGTGCAGAACTTCAACGAACAGCTCAACATCCTGCTGATGCTGGCGATGTACAGCCTGCTGCTGTGGCTGGGTCTGCCGATCAACGCGATCATCGCCCTGTTCGGAATCCTGGTGGCCTGCCTGATGCTGGTGTTCATCCAGTGGAACCGCATGAACCACCGGGCCAATCCCGAACTGGAACACCTGATCGGCCAGGCCGGCCACGGCACCGCGCTGCATTGACGCGATACATCCCGAGGGTTTTCGGCAGCGCCTGACGCGGGAACCGTCAGGTTTTCAACGCGCCTCGTCGGCCGGCATGGCCCGCGCCGCCTGCGCCAACCCCACCAGGTCCCGCCAGGCTTCCGCCTTCAGGGCGGAACGCACCAGCAGCGAAGCCGGCTGATGCGTCACCCAGACCGGGATGTCCACGCCCGGGGCCGGCGCATAGTGGTATGGCCCACCGCGCAGCGTATCCAGATCGGACTGGACACCCAGCACGGCCTGGGCCGCGACCCGTCCCAGCGCCAGGATCCAGCGCGGTTGCAGCAAGGCGATCTCGCGGCGCAGATAGGGCAGACAGGCCCCCACTTCCGTGGCATCCGGCTCGCGGCCGACGGCGGCCCGGCACTTCACGACATAGGTGTGATGAACGGATTGCGCATCCGGCAACCGGACCGCCGCCAGCATGGCTTCCAGCAGACGACCCGCATCCCCCTGAAAGGGCAGGCCGCTGACCTCATCCTCGATGCCGGGCTGCTCGCCCACGATCAGATACCGGGGACGCGAAGCCGACCCCGCGCCGGGAACGGCCCGGATCCGCTGTTCATGCCGGACACACCGCCGGCAGGCCTGCACGGCCGCAGCCAGCGAGGGCAGGTCTGGCAGCGTGTCCCCCGGAATGTCCGTGCCGCCGCTATCCGAACCCGTCGAGCCGGCATCGCCCGGGTCCGCATCGACACGGGTGCGGGCAATGGCGCGCGCCTCTGGATGCGGCCCGTCGGCCGGGGGCCGCTGAGGCTGAACCGGCCCCTGGGAGGCGGCGACCGGAGGGGCTCGCAGGATCACCGGAGCCTGCGGATCCGCCCCAGCCTCTTCGGCCAGCCGGGCCTCGGGGGCC
Protein-coding regions in this window:
- a CDS encoding cell division protein ZipA C-terminal FtsZ-binding domain-containing protein, producing the protein MSDLQILLISIGAALIIVVLLYNGWQDWRARRSMRPTQPVSEHDVLMQENPVRHEPGLWESERVPVAAADDSPEVDPACEAVIDIVLAHPVPGEALAEALQSISQVGKKPVRVFAEREGGGHRTQVLADEAYVSLQLAVVLANRSGPLTAIEWSNLWTLAQNLAERFDGQIEAPDQDVVLKKAADLDACCAAMDAQVGLILQLAQPRAVPAITEAASGVGFVQSRGQWAWMAENGLPRFVLLVDQQAGEPPHRVDLLLDVPNSIPDDQAFSRMVAVGRDLAQRLDAHVLDDQGRTFQDGSVPAIDRQISALYDQLDQAGFLAGTERTARVFS
- the smc gene encoding chromosome segregation protein SMC — translated: MRLTQIKLAGFKSFVDPTVIPTPSELVGVVGPNGCGKSNIIDAVRWVLGETKASELRGASMQDVIFNGSGQRKPAARASVELVFDNSQGRAAGQWSTYAEIAVRRVLTRDGASSYFVNNQPVRRRDIHDIFLGTGLGTRGYAIIGQGMINRLIEARPEELRVYLEEAAGVSRYKERRRETENRLQDTRENLVRLDDILRELATQLEKLESQARVAADYRALQEDGDLKQQVLWLLREQAARESRQTLAVETEQAQAELEAAVARLRSLESELESQREGHFSANDEVHQAQGRLYEAGAQVSRLEAEIRHVVESRHRLQARRTQLQSQVQEWSDQQTHSQGAIEDVQIQIDEALARAEELSIQAQSAQDGLPELDARLRALNLQREDRRRALSRTEQDLALAAQSQRDADHQWRSLDDRRQRLESERQALGTPDPAELQRWAGECAVADARLEEAQARLGDLEAQQPELESELQRTQQAGHAARLDLERLDARRQALIALQEKIQSEDTLEPWLQRQELGGLGRLWQRIQVDAGWETALEAILHERMNALGLRSLDHVGAFAQDAPPARLAFYQAPVRAPVASVVPTGAARLLDRVRADDPQLQPLLATWLTDVFIADDLGRALARRADLPAGGVWVLPAGHRVDACSVRFYAADSEQAGLLARQRQIDDLVLEIKAAQLIADAALDAHARADAACRTLAQALQSARPRIAECMRVQHEARMRHHQLSQQMAQSDDQARRLGRDLQELAAQQALLATRREEAEARFESLDAVLAEQQEALAGLDMDVETLADQAERARQQGRDHERAAQEADYAVRALRNRLDELHRTLQLAGEQMRRAGSELESLQGELFDLDESMAQAGLQQALEARAASEESLRQARLRQDQLAAALREADEGRLALERGLDPLRARITELQLKEQASRLSVEQFAEQLDARQVDRAALRRHLAEQPAQWQRLEWLQSEVQRISRRIESLGAVNLAALEELTAARDRKGFLDSQRDDLTSAIDTLENAIRKIDRETRDLLSQTFETVNGHFGALFPQLFGGGEARLSMTGDEILDAGVQVMAQPPGKRNSTIHLLSGGEKALTATALVFALFKLNPAPFCLLDEVDAPLDDANTERYANLVRGMSDQTQFLFISHNKIAMRMARQLVGVTMQEQGVSRIVAVDMDSALQWVAEAA
- the lplT gene encoding lysophospholipid transporter LplT, translated to MNKGFFMVMAAQALSSIADNALLIAAIGLIADLSGPDWMAPMMKWWFALAYVVLAAFVGAFADSFPKGRVMFATNALKTCGCVLMFSYGAFGLSYNHQLVLIFVAYSIVGVGAAAYSPAKYGIVTEMLPPELLVKGNSWIEGLTVLSVIVGTVLGGLLISPAVSTWLMSFAWMDALVNNTAQSAILVIGTVYVLAAICNLLIPDTHAFYPRQQTHPAALIRNFASYVRVLWSDKIGQISLAVTTLFWGAGATLQFVVIEWGAQHLGYRLDQASVLMGVAAFGTVIGAVLAGRVPLRRALAVLPVGVIMGLVVLLMPVVYTPWTVYCLLLLIGGLSGFFVVPMNALLQHRGHVLLSAGHSIAVQNFNEQLNILLMLAMYSLLLWLGLPINAIIALFGILVACLMLVFIQWNRMNHRANPELEHLIGQAGHGTALH
- a CDS encoding uracil-DNA glycosylase family protein, which gives rise to MKPRLHPAQAAWLSEIGVDMHWLDVQPDRGVVRRPAPEARLAEEAGADPQAPVILRAPPVAASQGPVQPQRPPADGPHPEARAIARTRVDADPGDAGSTGSDSGGTDIPGDTLPDLPSLAAAVQACRRCVRHEQRIRAVPGAGSASRPRYLIVGEQPGIEDEVSGLPFQGDAGRLLEAMLAAVRLPDAQSVHHTYVVKCRAAVGREPDATEVGACLPYLRREIALLQPRWILALGRVAAQAVLGVQSDLDTLRGGPYHYAPAPGVDIPVWVTHQPASLLVRSALKAEAWRDLVGLAQAARAMPADEAR